The following nucleotide sequence is from Syntrophales bacterium.
CTTTGAAATGTGTATAGATATTTAATGTGACAGGCTGACCGGTATCTGGAAGCTCGTAGAAAGTACTTAACGGGACAAAGACACGATACCCCACCCCATTAACATCAGCTATAGCATAGTCAGTTGATTTATATAATAATATTCCGTTTATTCTGGCAATCATTCAGGTGGACACCGCCTTTAAAAAATTTGAATGACAGATTGCAATAGCTAAAGCATCTGAGGCATCCACCGGTGGCAATTCTGAAAGATTCAATATGGCTTTGACCATCTGTTGAACCTGTTTTTTTTCCGCCCGGCCATAACCAACAACTGCTTTTTTCACTTCAAGAGGAGTATACTCATAAATCGGGACACTACTATGAAAACTTGCCAGCATTACTACTCCCCTGACCTGTGCCTGCTTTATAAGACTTTTAACATTCTTACCATAGAAGACATCTTCCATGGCTATTGCATCAGGTGTCGAGCTCTTTATAACCTCCATCAAATTATCATATATTCTTGCCAAACACCTCGACAAGAGCTCACCTTTTACCCGCTTTATTTCACCATAAACAATACCTGCAATCCTGTCCCGTTCTTTTTCAATAACACCGTACCCTGTGATATTGATGCCCGGATCAACCCCTAAAATTCTCAATTCCTCTAAACATCTCCCACTTTTTGGCCCTTGACGTGAAATTTTGAGAGCCTTACATAATCATCCAAAACTCTAATTTTGTTGATCCAACTTATCCATTATTTCATCGGGAATATCAAAATTGGCATAAACATTCTGAACATCATCACAGTCTTCCATCTTCTCCATAAGCCTCAGCATCTGTTCAGCCTGTTTGCCATCTAACTTCACTGTATTCTTAGAAACCATGCTCAGTTGTGCCAGAACATACTTAAACCCTGCATTATCAATAGCCTCTTTAACACTCTCAAACGAATCCGGATCGGTGATAACTTCATATTCATTTTCTTGCTCTAATATGTCATCACCGCCAGCCTCCAGGACAAGTTCCATTAAAGCATCTTCGTTTGTCTCCTTTTTGTCAAATATGATATTTCCTTTTTTTTCAAATATCCACGACACACACCCGTTTTCTCCAAGATTTCCACCATATTTTGAAAATACATGCCTTATCTCTGATACGGCTCTTTTTTTATTATCAGTCATAACTTCGATCAAGACGGCTACCCCGCCAGGGCCATACCCTTCATAAATGATTTCCTCGTATGATGCAGTACCCCCAATTTCGCCTGCACCCTTCTTAATTGCCCTCTCGATATTTTCCTTCGGCATGTTTTCTGCCTTTGCCATCATGATAGCTTGTCTGAGCCTTGCATTTCCTTCTGGATCACCACCTCCAAGTCTTGCCGCAAGGGTTACCTCTTTTATAAGCTTTGAGAATATCTTCCCTCGTTTTGCATCTGCGGCACCTTTTTTTCTCTTTATAGTATTCCATTTAGAATGACCTGACATAATAATCTGACTCCCAATTCATATCAAATATCAAAATGAAAACTTTAAAAGTAAAATAATTTTTAATTTTCTTTCTTTGTGCCTTTGTTACTTTGTGCCTTGTAACTACCCATAACTGGATGGTTACGATATAACACAGTCAAATGCTTCCTGTAAAACAAAAAAGCCCCTCCACATATATATGAAGGGGCAATTTTAATTTCGGCAGCGTCCTACTCTCCCACACAGTCGCCCATGCAGTACCATCGGCGCTGGAGAACTTAACTTCCGTGTTCGGGATGGGAACGGGTGTTTCCTCTCCGCCATAGCCACCGAAAAACTCTCTGACCTGTATCATTACAATTGCATATATGAATGTTAACAAAAACGACGAACATATGAAAATTCAATTTTATGGTCAAGCCTCACGACCGATTAGTATCAGTAAGCTCAACACATTACTGTGCTTACACACCTGACCTATCAACCTTGTAGTCTCCAAGGGGTCTTCAGTTTCGATGTCTCCATCGAA
It contains:
- the ruvC gene encoding crossover junction endodeoxyribonuclease RuvC yields the protein MRILGVDPGINITGYGVIEKERDRIAGIVYGEIKRVKGELLSRCLARIYDNLMEVIKSSTPDAIAMEDVFYGKNVKSLIKQAQVRGVVMLASFHSSVPIYEYTPLEVKKAVVGYGRAEKKQVQQMVKAILNLSELPPVDASDALAIAICHSNFLKAVST
- a CDS encoding YebC/PmpR family DNA-binding transcriptional regulator is translated as MSGHSKWNTIKRKKGAADAKRGKIFSKLIKEVTLAARLGGGDPEGNARLRQAIMMAKAENMPKENIERAIKKGAGEIGGTASYEEIIYEGYGPGGVAVLIEVMTDNKKRAVSEIRHVFSKYGGNLGENGCVSWIFEKKGNIIFDKKETNEDALMELVLEAGGDDILEQENEYEVITDPDSFESVKEAIDNAGFKYVLAQLSMVSKNTVKLDGKQAEQMLRLMEKMEDCDDVQNVYANFDIPDEIMDKLDQQN